The following coding sequences are from one Salvelinus namaycush isolate Seneca unplaced genomic scaffold, SaNama_1.0 Scaffold1142, whole genome shotgun sequence window:
- the LOC120035902 gene encoding methionine-R-sulfoxide reductase B3-like has product MCCFCVPGWPSFYDLVKEESVTVTDDFAYGMHRVETSCSQCGSHLGHLFDDGPRPTGKRYCINSASLGFQSASASSPPSNGAGAGAGAGAGAGAGAGAGAGAGAGAGAGPGGAVGGKTEL; this is encoded by the exons ATGTGTTGTTTCTGTGTTCCAGGTTGGCCTTCCTTCTATGACCTGGTAAAGGAGGAGTCAGTCACTGTAACAGACGATTTCGCCTACGGGATGCACAGAGTTGAGACCAGCTGTAGTCAG tgtggtTCTCACCTCGGACACCTGTTTGATGACGGGCCCAGACCCACAGGGAAACGATACTGCATCAACTCTGCCTCTCTGGGCTTCCAGTCTGCCTCAGCCTCTAGCCCACCCAGCAACGGAGCTGGGGCAGGAGCAGGAGCTGGGGCAGGAGCAGGAGCTGGGGCAGGGGCAGGAGCTGGGGCAGGGGCAGGAGCTGGGGCTGGGCCAGGTGGTGCGGTCGGGGGCAAGACTGAGCTCTGA